TGATCGGTTAATATACTCATAGCCGCCACCCTCCATTGCTAAAAATAAATGTTCTTCCAATGCCGGCTTTTGACATCTGATATTCAGTGCCTGCTTCCCCTCCCCTAGCAATCGTTTTTCCAGCAGGTGCCAGCACCCTTGCCGGATTTTCTTTACTCGCCCCTGCACTGCTGTCGAGCAACACAGTTAAACTGCAACCCTCAATAACATCATCCGGCAACTGCAAGCTGGTGATCGCTGTAAACAAGTACCGACCACCAGCAATCGCTGTAGTTGCAGAATTCACCATCTTGTAATGGGCCATTTGCGCCGGGATACCGCCTTTGCTGGTACCGTCACCGATAAAGAGCTGATTTTCTTCCGGCGACCAGCCGGGTTCGCCATTGGCGAGTACAGTGTTTTGACGATCGGCATCTGTGCCCCGTCGAAATTGTATTTGACGCCCCATTAAAAGGTTCCTCCGTCAATATTGCCGCCTTCCACCGCCAGTCCCAGGGAGTTCACCCAGTTACGGACCCAGGCAGTGGAGGCTATATTGGTGCTGTTGTCATCGGTGCTTGGGGTTGTCGTTTTCGGCGTACCGGTAAAGGTGGGCGAAGCAAACATACTGGCTTTTGATTCATTGCTGACATTCGCTAAACCAACATCCGCTTTTGAAATGGTCAGGGCACCGGTTTTACCGTTTACCGACAGCACAGAATCCGTCGGGGTACGCAATAGAACCCAGTTACTCAGGACATTCGCCGGAGCCGCTTTCAGGATATAGGTTTTGTTCTCATCCGAACGTATGGCCAGATCCCCCGTTTGCGCCGTTAACGCCAGCATCGCCGACTGGCTGGCGACGGCAAAAGGCTCCCCTATCGCCAGGCTGGGTAAGGCAGACTCAGGAATTTTGCCGCTGCCGTCCAGCAGCAATACCTGGTTGGCGTTGCTACCGGCATCTTTATAACTGGCAGAGCCTAAACCATGAAAAATATCGATACCGCCCGGTGTGGTGCCGTCACCGACATACAGGCGTTTGCCGTCGGTGATCCAGATAGGTTCACCGGCAGCCGGGGTGACACTGCCACGGTTGGCTTCAACACCGCGGCGCATCTGTATTTGATTACTCATAAAAGTATTCCGTCAAACTGATTGTTTAGCTGGTGCCGGTCATTTCAACCGGCCCTTGATAACGGGGGTGGAGTTAAATCACACCGCCGTCGATAGGGGATGAATTCGGGAATGAATCGGTAAAATTACCGCCGTCCAGGCTTAATAAGCCGACAAACTTATTGATTTCGTTTTCCACCCAGCTTTGGGTGGCATAGACCATAGAAGGATCAACTTTAAGGTTAACAACATCCGATTGCACCACGTCGATCACGGCCTTAATGCCCAGTTCGGCGGAAGCATTGGCTTCTATGCTGGGTTTGAAGGTTTCAGGGTACTTAACGATAACGAAGGCTTCATCGTCTTCGGTATAAAAGGCGGCTTCACGCACGTAAAAGCCTCCTTCGGAAGAAGGCACTATACCGACCACTTCCACCAGGGATTCGGCATCGGCTACCGCCACCGAACTGTTAATTAGCCCGCGGAACACTTCATTGCTCA
This genomic window from Thalassomonas viridans contains:
- a CDS encoding phage tail protein, with the translated sequence MAQPNYWTMLTPAGRAKVKNAIGTGLKINITKFAVGDGEILPNAEGLSNEVFRGLINSSVAVADAESLVEVVGIVPSSEGGFYVREAAFYTEDDEAFVIVKYPETFKPSIEANASAELGIKAVIDVVQSDVVNLKVDPSMVYATQSWVENEINKFVGLLSLDGGNFTDSFPNSSPIDGGVI